Proteins encoded within one genomic window of Malassezia restricta chromosome VII, complete sequence:
- a CDS encoding F-box and leucine-rich repeat protein GRR1, translating into MDAASGVRVWSPVRVVREVPAYGDASPVSSISDSDTPESDEMAPPPPMDEPLSASSGVRGTSLAELPHEILLHVFRYALTSQQDLQSCLLVCRRWCASAVQVLWHRPSFHKLSALFQMIHVMIQPDAYFPYASYIRRLNFSTLAGELDDQLFGRMALCHRLERLTLSGCTQVTEETLSRVLQNTPQLVAVDFSGVTCVTDHTLQVLATTCPRLQGANLTGCLRITSQGVCDLARHCPMLRRIKLGACERVGDDALLELLRRCPTLLEADLMQCTSVHDQSVQDVWLRPTQLRELKLAHCNALTDLAFPTPSMRRALPLSPPFRVCEHLRMLDLTCCTMLTDEAVRAIVSHAPRLRNVSLAKCSRLTDQSVYAISELGRNIQHLHLAHVSHVTDRAIIHLAHHCTRIRYLDLACCVQLTDESVVVLASQLPKLRRIGLVRVAQLTDRAIYALVERYTNLERVHLSYCENIHVPAIFWLTLRLPRLTHLSLTGVPAFRCAELQAMCRPPPKEFNQHQRQSFCVYSGRGVHELRRFLQHVYADETLVRQFGPLHPDRHRIFQAGLARQQQQQQQWLLQQEAVGSILPSSV; encoded by the coding sequence GCGTGCGGGTGTGGTCGCCTGTGCGTGTGGTGCGTGAAGTGCCGGCGTATGGCGATGCTTCACCGGTCTCGTCTATCTCTGACTCAGACACGCCGGAGTCTGACGAgatggcgccgccgccgccgatggATGAGCCGTTGTCAGCGTCCAGTGGGGTGCGAGGCACATCGCTCGCGGAGCTGCCGCACGAGATACTCCTACATGTGTTCCGGTATGCACTGACTTCGCAGCAGGATCTGCAGTCGTGCCTTCTTGTGTGTCGTCGCTGGTGTGCGAGTGCGGTGCAAGTGCTGTGGCACCGGCCTTCGTTCCACAAGCTGTCGGCTCTCTTCCAGATGATCCATGTGATGATCCAGCCAGATGCTTATTTTCCGTATGCAAGCTACATTCGGCGCCTCAACTTTAGTACACTCGCTGGCGAGCTCGATGACCAGTTGTTtgggcgcatggcgctctGCCACCGCCTCGAGCGGCTTACTCTGTCAGGTTGCACGCAAGTCACCGAGGAAACGCTGTCGCGAGTGCTGCAAAATACGCCTCAGCTTGTGGCCGTTGACTTTAGTGGCGTGACGTGCGTTACGGACCATACGCTGCAGGTGCTCGCCACGACGTGCCCACGCCTCCAAGGGGCCAATTTGACCGGTTGCCTTCGCATTACCAGCCAGGGCGTGTGTGACTTGGCTCGGCACTGTCCcatgctgcggcgcatcaagcTGGGTGCGTGCGAGCGCGTAGgtgatgatgcgctgctggaaCTGCTGCGTCGGTGCCCTACCCTGCTCGAAGCCGACTTGATGCAGTGCACGTCGGTGCATGACCAAAGCGTCCAGGACGTGTGGCTGCGTCCGACGCAGCTTCGCGAGCTCAAATTGGCTCACTGCAATGCCCTGACGGATTTGGCGTTTCCTACACCATCTATGCGCAGGGCACTCCCTTTATCGCCCCCCTTTCGCGTGTGTGAGCATTTGCGAATGCTCGACTTGACTTGCTGCACGATGCTCACGGACGAGGCCGTTCGTGCGATTGTatcgcatgcgccgcgcttgcGGAACGTGTCGCTGGCGAAGTGCTCACGTCTGACTGACCAGAGTGTGTATGCGATCAGCGAGCTCGGACGCAAcatccagcacctgcaCTTGGCTCACGTGTCTCATGTGACGGACCGCGCCATCATACACCTGGCGCATCATTGTACACGCATCCGGTACTTGGACCTAGCGTGCTGTGTCCAGCTCACGGACGAAAGCGTCGTGGTCCTCGCGTCGCAGTTGCCCaagctgcggcgcatcggactcgtgcgtgtggcacAGCTCACCGATCGCGCGATATATGCGCTGGTCGAGCGATATACCAACCTGGAGCGGGTGCACCTTTCCTACTGCGAGAATATCCACGTACCCGCCATCTTCTGGCTCACcctgcgcctgccgcgcctcaCGCATCTCAGCTTGACGGGCGTGCCCGCGTTCCGCTGCGCCGAGCTTCAGGCCATGTGCCGTCCCCCACCCAAAGAGTTTAATCAGCACCAACGCCAGTCCTTTTGTGTATACAGTGGCCGCGGTGTTCACGAGTTGCGTCGATTTCTGCAGCATGTGTATGCTGAcgagacgctcgtgcgACAGTTTGGTCCGCTGCATCCCGACCGGCACCGCATCTTTCAAGCGGGCCTcgctcggcagcagcagcagcagcaacagTGGCTGCTCCAGCAAGAGGCTGTGGGATCGATCCTGCCCTCGTCCGTGTAG